From Rhodamnia argentea isolate NSW1041297 chromosome 10, ASM2092103v1, whole genome shotgun sequence, a single genomic window includes:
- the LOC115733602 gene encoding protein DMP7-like, with amino-acid sequence MPEGEDHLLSLPKQRKTRTQKALRKSLKGTAALSNLLPTGTTFVFSLLSPVFTNKGQCTSTLTHILTICLLAVSAMACSLLCFTDSIRDEKGKVRYGFATSKGLWVIAASVKLSHADAEKYKLKGRDFRHAFMSALVFAVVAFCDQNVIKCFFPVESELAKWLLEVVPLAVGGVCSVFFLLYPTTRHGIGFPLSRE; translated from the coding sequence ATGCCAGAAGGCGAAGATCATTTGCTATCCCTCCCAAAACAACGGAAAACCCGGACCCAGAAGGCCTTGAGAAAATCCCTCAAAGGCACAGCGGCTCTCTCCAATCTCCTCCCCACCGGCACGACCTTCGTCTTCTCGCTTCTCTCTCCGGTTTTCACTAACAAAGGCCAATGCACCAGCACTCTCACCCACATCCTCACCATATGCCTTCTCGCGGTCTCTGCGATGGCATGTTCCCTCTTATGCTTCACTGACAGCATCAGGGATGAAAAAGGCAAGGTCCGGTATGGATTCGCCACGAGTAAAGGGCTGTGGGTGATTGCTGCGTCGGTGAAGCTCTCACATGCCGATGCAGAGAAATATAAGTTGAAGGGGAGAGACTTTCGGCACGCGTTCATGTCGGCGCTGGTCTTTGCGGTGGTTGCGTTCTGCGATCAGAATGTGATCAAGTGCTTCTTCCCAGTGGAGTCGGAGCTGGCCAAGTGGCTCCTAGAGGTGGTGCCCTTGGCGGTCGGAGGTGtttgttctgttttctttttgctgTATCCAACGACGCGCCATGGAATTGGCTTTCCTCTTTCACGTGAGTAG
- the LOC115733462 gene encoding dnaJ homolog subfamily B member 13 isoform X2 yields the protein MGVDYYKLLGVDRSAKDDDLKKAYRKLAMKWHPDKNPNNKKEAEAKFKQISEAYEVLSDPQKRAVYDQCGEEGLKGQVPPPDAGGFGPGGTTYFSTGEGPTSFRFHPRDADDIFAEFFGFSSPFGGMGGMGGGSGGGMGGSRFSSSIFGDDVFSPFGGGGGGGGSMHQAAPRKAPPIENRLPCSLEDLYKGTTKKMKISREIADMSGRTMQVEEILTIDIKPGWKKGTKITFPEKGNEQPNAIPADLVFIIDENPHSVFTRDGNDLIVTKTISLAEALTGLTVHLTTLDGRSLTIPISNVIHPNYEEVVPREGMPLQKDPTKKGNLRIKFNIKFPTRLTSEQKAGIKKLLGA from the exons ATGGGGGTGGATTACTACAAGTTGTTGGGGGTGGATAGGAGCGCCAAAGACGACGACTTGAAGAAGGCCTACAGGAAGCTGGCCATGAAGTGGCATCCCGACAAGAACCCCAACAACAAGAAAGAAGCTGAGGCCAAGTTCAAGCAGATCTCCGAGGCTTATGAG GTCCTCAGTGACCCCCAGAAGAGAGCAGTGTATGATCAGTGTGGTGAGGAGGGTCTAAAGGGTCAAGTGCCGCCCCCTGATGCCGGCGGCTTTGGCCCTGGCGGCACTACCTATTTCTCGACTGGAGAGGGGCCAACGTCGTTCCGGTTCCACCCCCGAGATGCGGACGATATCTTCGCTGAGTTTTTTGGGTTCTCAAGCCCCTTCGGCGGCATGGGAGGAATGggtggcggcagcggcggcggaaTGGGAGGGTCGAGGTTCTCGAGTAGTATATTTGGGGATGATGTCTTTAGTCcctttggaggaggaggaggtggaggagggtcAATGCACCAAGCAGCTCCCAGGAAAGCTCCTCCTATTGAGAACAGGTTGCCCTGTAGTCTAGAGGATCTCTATAAAGGGACtaccaagaaaatgaagatttcCAGGGAGATTGCTGACATGAGCGG AAGAACTATGCAGGTAGAGGAGATCTTAACCATTGACATAAAGCCAGGTTGGAaaaagggaaccaaa atcaCCTTCCCTGAGAAAGGCAATGAGCAGCCAAATGCCATACCGGCCGATCTCGTCTTCATAATTGACGAGAACCCGCACAGCGTGTTTACCCGCGATGGAAACGACTTGATCGTCACGAAAACCATATCCCTGGCCGAGGCCTTAACAGGTCTCACGGTCCATCTCACAACATTAGATGGCAGGAGCTTGACCATCCCTATCAGCAATGTGATTCATCCGAACTATGAGGAGGTAGTTCCGAGGGAGGGGATGCCTCTCCAGAAGGACCCAACAAAGAAAGGTAACTTGAGGATCAAGTTCAACATCAAGTTCCCAACGAGGCTAACATCTGAGCAGAAGGCTGGGATCAAGAAACTTTTGGGTGCTTGA
- the LOC115733462 gene encoding dnaJ homolog subfamily B member 3 isoform X3 gives MGVDYYKLLGVDRSAKDDDLKKAYRKLAMKWHPDKNPNNKKEAEAKFKQISEAYEVLSDPQKRAVYDQCGEEGLKGQVPPPDAGGFGPGGTTYFSTGEGPTSFRFHPRDADDIFAEFFGFSSPFGGMGGMGGGSGGGMGGSRFSSSIFGDDVFSPFGGGGGGGGSMHQAAPRKAPPIENRLPCSLEDLYKGTTKKMKISREIADMSGSICIF, from the exons ATGGGGGTGGATTACTACAAGTTGTTGGGGGTGGATAGGAGCGCCAAAGACGACGACTTGAAGAAGGCCTACAGGAAGCTGGCCATGAAGTGGCATCCCGACAAGAACCCCAACAACAAGAAAGAAGCTGAGGCCAAGTTCAAGCAGATCTCCGAGGCTTATGAG GTCCTCAGTGACCCCCAGAAGAGAGCAGTGTATGATCAGTGTGGTGAGGAGGGTCTAAAGGGTCAAGTGCCGCCCCCTGATGCCGGCGGCTTTGGCCCTGGCGGCACTACCTATTTCTCGACTGGAGAGGGGCCAACGTCGTTCCGGTTCCACCCCCGAGATGCGGACGATATCTTCGCTGAGTTTTTTGGGTTCTCAAGCCCCTTCGGCGGCATGGGAGGAATGggtggcggcagcggcggcggaaTGGGAGGGTCGAGGTTCTCGAGTAGTATATTTGGGGATGATGTCTTTAGTCcctttggaggaggaggaggtggaggagggtcAATGCACCAAGCAGCTCCCAGGAAAGCTCCTCCTATTGAGAACAGGTTGCCCTGTAGTCTAGAGGATCTCTATAAAGGGACtaccaagaaaatgaagatttcCAGGGAGATTGCTGACATGAGCGG GAGTATCtgcattttctga
- the LOC115733462 gene encoding dnaJ homolog subfamily B member 13 isoform X1 yields MGVDYYKLLGVDRSAKDDDLKKAYRKLAMKWHPDKNPNNKKEAEAKFKQISEAYEVLSDPQKRAVYDQCGEEGLKGQVPPPDAGGFGPGGTTYFSTGEGPTSFRFHPRDADDIFAEFFGFSSPFGGMGGMGGGSGGGMGGSRFSSSIFGDDVFSPFGGGGGGGGSMHQAAPRKAPPIENRLPCSLEDLYKGTTKKMKISREIADMSGRTMQVEEILTIDIKPGWKKGTKITFPEKGNEQPNAIPADLVFIIDEKPHSVFTRDGNDLIVTKTISLAEALTGLTVHLTTLDGRSLTIPISNVIHPNYEEVVPREGMPLQKDPTKKGNLRIKFNIKFPTRLTSEQKAGIKKLLGA; encoded by the exons ATGGGGGTGGATTACTACAAGTTGTTGGGGGTGGATAGGAGCGCCAAAGACGACGACTTGAAGAAGGCCTACAGGAAGCTGGCCATGAAGTGGCATCCCGACAAGAACCCCAACAACAAGAAAGAAGCTGAGGCCAAGTTCAAGCAGATCTCCGAGGCTTATGAG GTCCTCAGTGACCCCCAGAAGAGAGCAGTGTATGATCAGTGTGGTGAGGAGGGTCTAAAGGGTCAAGTGCCGCCCCCTGATGCCGGCGGCTTTGGCCCTGGCGGCACTACCTATTTCTCGACTGGAGAGGGGCCAACGTCGTTCCGGTTCCACCCCCGAGATGCGGACGATATCTTCGCTGAGTTTTTTGGGTTCTCAAGCCCCTTCGGCGGCATGGGAGGAATGggtggcggcagcggcggcggaaTGGGAGGGTCGAGGTTCTCGAGTAGTATATTTGGGGATGATGTCTTTAGTCcctttggaggaggaggaggtggaggagggtcAATGCACCAAGCAGCTCCCAGGAAAGCTCCTCCTATTGAGAACAGGTTGCCCTGTAGTCTAGAGGATCTCTATAAAGGGACtaccaagaaaatgaagatttcCAGGGAGATTGCTGACATGAGCGG AAGAACTATGCAGGTAGAGGAGATCTTAACCATTGACATAAAGCCAGGTTGGAaaaagggaaccaaaatcaCCTTCCCTGAGAAAGGCAATGAGCAGCCAAATGCCATACCGGCCGATCTCGTCTTCATAATTGACGAGAAGCCGCACAGCGTGTTCACCCGCGATGGAAACGACTTGATCGTCACGAAAACCATATCCCTGGCCGAGGCCTTAACAGGTCTCACGGTCCATCTCACAACATTAGATGGCAGGAGCTTGACCATCCCTATCAGCAATGTGATTCATCCGAACTATGAGGAGGTAGTTCCGAGGGAGGGGATGCCTCTCCAGAAGGACCCAACAAAGAAAGGTAACTTGAGGATCAAGTTCAACATCAAGTTCCCAACGAGGCTAACATCTGAGCAGAAGGCTGGGATCAAGAAACTTTTGGGTGCTTGA